The following proteins are co-located in the Gloeocapsa sp. PCC 7428 genome:
- the hemH gene encoding ferrochelatase: MGRIGVLLLNLGGPDQLEDVGPFLFNLFSDPEIIRLPFPWLQKPLAWFISTRRTKLSQENYRQIGGGSPLRQITEEQAEALEKQLRKKGHEAKVYIGMRYWHPFTEEAIAGIKRDNIERLVILPLYPQFSISTSGSSFRLLQRLWQEDPKLEKIEYTVIPSWYKQPSYLQAMAQLIAQELDKFPNPDAVHIFFSAHGVPKSYVEEAGDPYQQEIEECTALIMQTLNRPNAHTLAYQSRVGPVEWLQPYTEDALKELGAQGVENIAVVPISFVSEHIETLQEIDIEYREVAEEAGIHHFCRVPALNTHPVFIQAMVDLVEEAVRNPSLKLSQVTQMKKKVRMYPQERWEWGMTTTAEVWNGRLAMLGFLALVIELITGRGLLHFVGIL, from the coding sequence ATGGGTCGAATTGGGGTACTACTACTCAATCTAGGTGGACCGGATCAACTAGAAGATGTCGGACCGTTTCTGTTTAATTTGTTTTCTGACCCAGAAATCATTCGTCTTCCTTTTCCTTGGTTACAAAAACCCCTAGCTTGGTTTATTTCGACTCGACGGACGAAGCTGTCGCAAGAAAATTATCGCCAAATCGGAGGCGGTTCACCGCTACGTCAGATTACCGAAGAACAAGCCGAAGCGCTGGAAAAACAGCTACGCAAAAAAGGACACGAAGCAAAAGTATACATCGGGATGCGTTATTGGCATCCATTTACGGAAGAGGCGATCGCCGGCATCAAACGCGATAACATCGAACGCTTAGTGATTCTACCTTTGTACCCGCAATTCTCAATCAGTACAAGTGGTTCCAGCTTCCGGTTACTGCAAAGACTGTGGCAAGAAGACCCAAAGCTTGAAAAAATTGAATACACCGTGATTCCTTCTTGGTATAAGCAGCCAAGCTATTTGCAAGCAATGGCGCAGTTAATTGCCCAAGAACTTGACAAGTTTCCTAACCCTGACGCAGTTCACATCTTTTTCAGCGCGCATGGCGTACCAAAAAGCTACGTTGAAGAAGCAGGCGATCCGTATCAACAGGAAATTGAAGAGTGTACTGCACTCATTATGCAGACACTCAATCGACCCAATGCTCATACGCTAGCTTATCAGAGTCGTGTTGGTCCTGTAGAGTGGTTGCAACCTTATACTGAGGATGCACTCAAAGAACTTGGTGCGCAAGGTGTAGAAAATATCGCAGTTGTTCCAATTAGCTTTGTTTCTGAACACATCGAGACACTACAAGAAATCGATATTGAGTACCGCGAAGTAGCTGAAGAAGCAGGAATTCACCACTTTTGCCGCGTTCCAGCATTGAACACTCACCCAGTCTTTATTCAAGCGATGGTTGACTTGGTAGAAGAAGCGGTGCGAAACCCCAGCCTGAAGCTATCGCAAGTGACTCAAATGAAGAAAAAAGTCAGAATGTACCCGCAAGAACGTTGGGAGTGGGGTATGACGACAACAGCAGAAGTCTGGAACGGTCGCTTGGCAATGTTAGGCTTTTTAGCGTTAGTGATCGAGTTAATTACAGGACGCGGGTTACTACACTTTGTCGGAATTTTATAA